A single region of the Paramicrobacterium fandaimingii genome encodes:
- the radA gene encoding DNA repair protein RadA has product MAKTVSAYTCTECGWQTAKWVGRCGECQQWGTVVEAGQSSGIQKRVTAASVATERVARPITDVATSSISQWPSGVTEFDRVLGGGLVPGAAILVSGEPGVGKSTLLLEVAARTARAKARVLYVSAEESVSQVRLRAERTGALDDNLFIAAETDLSTVLGQIESVNPDLLIVDSVQTVASGTVDGLPGQPSQVREVAAALIRVAKERSLPLLLVGHVTKDGTIAGPRLLEHLVDVVCQFEGDRQTALRFIRALKNRFGPTDEVGCFEMTGTGIAEVPDPSKLFLSRGAPVSGTCVTVAMEGRRALPVEIQALVVPTPAPNARRVTSGVDSSRVSMLLAVLEKRAGVKLSDCDVYVSTVGGVRLTEPSADLAIAVAIASARGDWPVSHSLAAFGEISLAGEIRPVVAAKQRRSEATRLGYSNLLDSASGGIQNALALSKRSGGSLRDREIDTAF; this is encoded by the coding sequence ATGGCCAAAACCGTATCCGCATACACGTGCACCGAGTGCGGCTGGCAGACCGCGAAATGGGTCGGACGCTGCGGTGAATGCCAGCAGTGGGGCACCGTCGTCGAAGCGGGTCAATCGAGCGGAATTCAGAAGCGCGTGACTGCAGCTTCCGTTGCGACCGAACGGGTAGCGCGCCCCATCACCGACGTCGCAACGTCGTCGATTTCGCAGTGGCCGAGCGGAGTCACGGAGTTCGACCGTGTGCTCGGTGGCGGACTCGTCCCCGGCGCCGCGATTCTCGTCTCCGGCGAACCGGGCGTCGGCAAGTCGACGCTGCTGCTCGAGGTCGCCGCGCGCACCGCCCGAGCGAAGGCTCGTGTGCTTTACGTGAGCGCCGAAGAGTCGGTGAGCCAGGTGCGGCTGAGGGCCGAGCGCACGGGTGCCCTCGACGACAATCTGTTCATCGCCGCCGAGACCGACCTGTCGACGGTGCTCGGGCAGATCGAATCGGTGAACCCCGATCTGCTGATCGTCGACTCGGTGCAGACCGTCGCCAGCGGCACCGTCGATGGACTGCCCGGCCAGCCGAGCCAGGTTCGCGAAGTCGCCGCCGCGCTCATCCGTGTGGCGAAAGAGCGCTCGCTCCCGCTGCTGCTCGTCGGCCACGTCACGAAAGACGGCACGATCGCCGGTCCGCGGCTGCTCGAGCACCTCGTTGATGTCGTTTGCCAGTTCGAGGGCGATAGACAGACCGCGTTGCGATTCATTCGCGCGTTGAAGAACCGCTTCGGTCCCACAGATGAGGTCGGATGCTTCGAGATGACCGGCACGGGCATCGCCGAGGTTCCCGACCCGTCGAAGCTGTTTCTCAGCCGCGGCGCCCCGGTGTCGGGAACGTGCGTCACCGTGGCGATGGAGGGCCGCCGAGCGCTTCCCGTTGAGATTCAGGCGCTCGTCGTCCCCACCCCGGCCCCGAACGCACGCCGGGTCACGAGCGGTGTCGATTCCAGCCGCGTCTCCATGCTGCTCGCCGTTCTCGAAAAGCGCGCGGGCGTGAAGCTCTCTGATTGCGACGTCTACGTCTCGACGGTGGGCGGGGTGCGCCTCACCGAACCGTCGGCCGACCTCGCGATCGCCGTCGCCATCGCCTCAGCGCGCGGCGATTGGCCGGTCTCGCACTCGCTCGCCGCGTTCGGCGAGATCAGTCTCGCTGGCGAAATCCGGCCTGTCGTCGCCGCGAAGCAGCGCCGTTCGGAGGCGACGCGCCTCGGCTACTCGAACCTTCTCGATTCAGCCTCCGGCGGCATCCAAAATGCTCTCGCCCTGTCGAAGCGCTCGGGAGGCTCGCTGCGCGACCGCGAGATCGACACAGCGTTTTGA
- a CDS encoding DUF559 domain-containing protein yields MPRSKLSIPLALGQSFSVAAATKHGVAQSQLQHPLLESPFHGIRMLPNTDDEQAADRVASTRRLAGAYSHRLRDNEFFSHETAALLHGAPLPFSLMTELHVTIFRPGRSSKARGVRSHSATTSSATVTTVDELPVSSPATTWAMLGESLDVSWLVAVGDYFCRVWRREGYYRPNAGRKPLATPDKLADALSATRRTGAAKLREALPLIRFDSWSPMESLTRYHLVTNGLPEPQLNVDAFDRYGVHLGCIDMSFPKLKVAIEYQGQAHGHQYAKDIERVERLRAEGWIVIQVSSELIRDPETLARRVRDALLSRGWRG; encoded by the coding sequence ATGCCACGATCCAAACTCTCGATCCCCCTCGCCCTGGGGCAATCGTTCTCGGTGGCTGCGGCAACGAAGCACGGAGTCGCTCAGTCGCAACTGCAGCATCCGTTGCTCGAGTCACCGTTTCATGGCATCCGGATGCTTCCCAACACAGACGACGAACAAGCGGCGGATCGTGTCGCATCTACTCGTCGGCTTGCAGGTGCGTACTCACATCGCCTGCGCGACAACGAATTCTTCAGTCATGAAACCGCCGCACTTCTCCACGGCGCACCCTTGCCGTTTTCTCTCATGACCGAGCTCCACGTGACGATCTTCCGCCCCGGCCGTTCAAGCAAAGCACGAGGAGTGAGATCGCACAGCGCAACGACGAGCTCAGCCACCGTCACTACTGTCGATGAACTGCCGGTATCGTCGCCCGCCACGACCTGGGCGATGCTCGGAGAGTCACTTGATGTGTCCTGGCTTGTCGCTGTCGGCGACTACTTCTGCCGAGTGTGGCGCAGGGAAGGTTACTATCGCCCGAATGCGGGCAGAAAGCCGCTCGCGACGCCAGACAAACTCGCGGATGCGCTGAGCGCTACCCGACGAACCGGCGCAGCAAAGCTTCGAGAGGCACTGCCGTTGATTCGGTTCGATTCGTGGTCGCCGATGGAGTCACTCACTCGCTATCACCTGGTGACGAACGGGCTTCCTGAGCCTCAGCTCAACGTCGATGCCTTTGATAGATACGGGGTGCATCTCGGCTGCATCGACATGTCGTTCCCTAAGCTGAAAGTGGCCATCGAGTATCAGGGTCAGGCGCACGGGCATCAGTACGCAAAAGACATCGAGCGCGTAGAACGGCTGCGGGCCGAAGGGTGGATAGTCATCCAGGTGAGCTCGGAGCTGATTCGCGATCCTGAAACGCTTGCCCGCCGCGTCCGTGACGCGCTCCTGTCCCGCGGGTGGCGCGGATGA
- a CDS encoding dehydrogenase, which translates to MAKPNRKNQQPDFRSQTLADALEKQDMAAIAYALRNDRMVVPLMKPGQSDKPTDAGEVWTFRQPETGKLALLLFSDAKNKPASLPPFVGLQDGLWLHTFLRTHGEAIDTVFFDIAGPHPLQAAPDEIMRVLDIETT; encoded by the coding sequence ATGGCCAAGCCCAACAGAAAAAACCAACAACCGGACTTTCGCTCGCAGACGCTTGCCGATGCGCTTGAGAAGCAAGACATGGCCGCCATCGCCTATGCGCTGCGCAACGATCGCATGGTGGTTCCCCTCATGAAGCCGGGGCAGTCAGACAAGCCGACGGATGCTGGCGAAGTGTGGACGTTTCGCCAGCCCGAGACGGGAAAGCTTGCCCTGCTGCTGTTCTCTGACGCAAAGAATAAGCCGGCCTCGCTTCCGCCGTTTGTCGGCCTGCAGGACGGCTTGTGGCTACACACGTTCTTGCGCACACACGGCGAGGCGATCGATACTGTCTTCTTCGACATTGCGGGGCCGCACCCGCTTCAGGCCGCTCCAGACGAGATCATGCGAGTTCTCGACATCGAGACGACGTGA
- a CDS encoding iron chaperone, translating to MTTAETAPAGGFTDDERAAIKTRAAELRAEGKKGAKKADDLQAVIDAVAKMPPADRELAERVHSTITATAPELAPKTWYGMPAYANAEGKIVVTFKHSGKFKTRYSTIEFQDAAILDEGDIWPVSWAIPAWTPTVEATIVKAVAAAIRSS from the coding sequence ATGACCACCGCAGAAACCGCTCCAGCCGGAGGTTTCACCGATGATGAACGCGCCGCTATCAAGACGCGCGCTGCAGAGCTTCGGGCTGAAGGCAAGAAGGGCGCGAAGAAGGCAGACGACCTGCAAGCCGTCATCGACGCTGTAGCGAAGATGCCGCCCGCGGACCGAGAGCTGGCCGAGCGTGTGCATTCGACAATCACGGCTACCGCCCCGGAGCTCGCGCCGAAGACCTGGTACGGCATGCCCGCCTATGCGAATGCCGAGGGCAAGATCGTTGTCACATTCAAGCACTCGGGCAAGTTCAAGACGCGATACTCGACAATCGAGTTTCAGGATGCCGCGATTCTCGACGAGGGCGACATCTGGCCGGTGTCGTGGGCGATTCCGGCGTGGACGCCCACTGTGGAGGCCACGATTGTGAAGGCGGTCGCCGCGGCAATTCGGTCGTCCTGA
- a CDS encoding amino-acid N-acetyltransferase, giving the protein MSQINVRWATTADVPRIQQLIEPLVQERILLGKDRVVFYEAVQEFRVAETSDGDVIGCGALHVMWEDLGEVRTLAVAQPWLGTGVGHALLNQLQDDARALGLIRLFCLTFEVDFFTRHGFAPIGEGIVDPDVYAELARSTDEGVAEFLDLARVKPNTLGNTRMLRVL; this is encoded by the coding sequence ATGAGCCAGATCAACGTGCGGTGGGCGACGACGGCCGATGTTCCACGTATTCAGCAGCTCATCGAACCGCTTGTGCAAGAGCGCATTCTGCTCGGCAAAGACCGCGTCGTTTTCTACGAGGCGGTTCAGGAGTTTCGCGTCGCCGAGACCAGCGACGGCGACGTGATTGGCTGCGGCGCACTGCATGTGATGTGGGAAGACCTCGGCGAGGTGCGCACGCTCGCGGTTGCCCAGCCCTGGCTCGGCACCGGCGTCGGTCATGCGCTTCTCAATCAGCTGCAAGACGATGCTCGCGCGCTCGGCTTGATTCGGCTGTTCTGCCTCACCTTCGAGGTGGATTTCTTCACACGGCACGGGTTCGCCCCGATCGGTGAAGGCATTGTTGACCCCGACGTGTATGCGGAACTTGCGCGTTCGACAGACGAAGGTGTCGCCGAATTTCTCGACCTTGCCCGGGTCAAGCCGAATACTCTCGGCAATACCCGGATGCTGCGCGTTCTCTGA
- a CDS encoding glyoxalase produces MNTTTATNTVSSLTLEVPDLAAAESFYAELGLGDRISLQTSTEPSDGFRGFTISLIVSQPANAEQILDAAIAAGATVIKPAAKSLWGFGGTVQAPDGTIVKVATSTKKNTKPASRDVDDVVVLLAASDVRASKQFYVDHGFVPGKSFGSYVEFETQPGSIKFALYKRHALAKDAGVPEAGSGSHRIVLENSRGSFTDPDGFAWS; encoded by the coding sequence ATGAACACGACAACAGCAACCAACACAGTCTCATCACTCACTCTCGAGGTCCCCGATCTTGCAGCAGCCGAGAGCTTCTATGCAGAGCTCGGGCTCGGAGATCGCATCTCGCTTCAGACGTCGACGGAGCCGTCTGACGGCTTCCGAGGCTTCACGATCTCGCTCATCGTCTCGCAGCCTGCCAACGCCGAGCAGATCCTCGACGCGGCGATCGCAGCAGGGGCAACCGTTATCAAACCGGCCGCGAAATCGCTGTGGGGTTTCGGCGGCACCGTGCAGGCGCCGGACGGAACCATCGTGAAGGTGGCGACGTCGACGAAGAAGAACACGAAACCGGCCAGCCGCGACGTCGACGATGTCGTCGTGCTGCTCGCGGCATCCGACGTGCGTGCGAGTAAGCAGTTCTACGTCGACCACGGCTTCGTGCCGGGCAAGAGCTTCGGCAGCTACGTCGAGTTCGAGACGCAGCCGGGGTCCATCAAGTTTGCGCTCTATAAGCGACACGCTCTCGCGAAGGATGCAGGCGTGCCGGAAGCAGGCAGCGGATCGCACCGGATCGTGCTTGAGAACAGCCGCGGGTCATTCACCGATCCCGATGGCTTCGCCTGGTCGTGA
- a CDS encoding bifunctional metallophosphatase/5'-nucleotidase: MLPLKRRTRRLTAIGALAGLALAPLTAVAANAAEEPTTINLLNINDFHGRIDDNTVTFAGTIEKLRAQHPDNTLLLSAGDNIGASVYASSSAQDEPTIDVLNDLGLVASAVGNHEFDKGLADLTSRVSERANFPYLGANVYDSNGDTPLEEYTIEHIGDVSIAIIGAVTQEVPSLVSKDGIAGLTFGDPVEAVNRVAGELTDGNPDNGEANVIVAEYHEGASAGTPEGATLEQEVAAGGAFAAIVTETDAAVDAIFTGHTHKQYAWTDDNGRAIVQTGSYGENIGQITLSYNSETDVATVEKVGNTARVEAEEGATDDETEANKKALRDELVNTYPRVKAVNETTQDALAAAEITGSVVLGQATADITTAYYTNDKGESVRDDRSSESTLGNFVADAMLDTLSDESLGGAEIGVVNPGGLRAEMFEGEVTVAEANSILPFVNNLWTTTLTGEQVKIMLEQQWQRSADPEGETPSRPYLQLGLSNNVTYTYDPDAAKDNHITSVTVNGEPLDMERDYRIGSFSFLLNGGDNFHVFTEGKNTKDSGLVDRDAWMDYIKTHEVVSPSYDRRAVAVTGFPTEPVEAGSSFELGLSKLNLTSKNVPAETGLTIALDGETIGTMAVTDGAANVQIDVPEGETGDHTLTLTGDVNGTVVTIPVTVAAGDGGETPGTEKPSEDPAPVDDSDIPDAAAGGIETVDEAKAGETITIDVGTDHAGEWVSVWLHSTPIQLSDGWVQVSAEGTVTVTIPSDVAAGDHRIVVLDANGDVIGWQDITITAAEGSGDGTNAAGDLPRTGAEASELLPFALIALGLMALGGAAFGVNRYHTRKAADRS; this comes from the coding sequence ATGTTGCCACTGAAACGCCGGACGAGGCGTCTGACCGCGATCGGCGCGCTGGCGGGGCTGGCCCTCGCCCCGCTCACTGCCGTCGCGGCCAACGCTGCCGAGGAACCAACGACGATCAACCTGCTCAACATCAACGACTTCCACGGTCGCATCGATGACAACACGGTGACCTTCGCGGGCACGATCGAGAAGCTGCGTGCGCAGCACCCCGACAACACCTTGCTGCTGTCGGCGGGCGACAACATTGGCGCGTCGGTCTACGCGTCATCGTCCGCTCAGGACGAGCCGACGATCGATGTGCTGAACGATTTGGGGCTCGTTGCCTCTGCCGTAGGCAACCACGAGTTCGACAAGGGGCTCGCCGATCTGACGAGCCGCGTTTCGGAGCGGGCAAACTTCCCGTACCTCGGCGCGAACGTGTACGACTCCAACGGTGACACCCCGCTTGAGGAATACACGATCGAGCACATTGGCGACGTCTCGATCGCCATCATTGGAGCGGTCACGCAGGAGGTGCCGTCGCTCGTGTCGAAGGACGGCATCGCGGGCCTCACCTTCGGTGACCCCGTCGAAGCGGTGAACCGCGTTGCCGGCGAGCTCACTGATGGCAACCCCGACAACGGGGAAGCCAACGTGATCGTGGCCGAGTATCACGAGGGAGCGTCAGCGGGTACGCCCGAGGGTGCGACGCTCGAGCAAGAGGTCGCCGCGGGCGGCGCGTTTGCCGCCATCGTGACCGAGACGGATGCTGCCGTCGACGCGATCTTCACCGGGCACACGCACAAGCAGTATGCGTGGACTGACGACAACGGTCGTGCCATCGTGCAGACGGGAAGTTACGGTGAGAACATCGGGCAGATCACTCTGAGCTACAACAGTGAGACAGACGTCGCTACGGTCGAGAAGGTCGGCAATACCGCGCGCGTCGAGGCCGAAGAGGGAGCAACGGACGACGAGACCGAAGCGAACAAGAAGGCGCTGCGCGACGAACTCGTCAACACCTACCCGCGCGTGAAAGCCGTCAACGAGACAACGCAGGATGCGCTCGCAGCGGCGGAGATCACAGGCAGCGTCGTCCTCGGTCAGGCAACAGCCGACATCACTACTGCGTACTACACGAACGACAAGGGTGAGTCGGTGCGCGACGACCGGTCGAGCGAGTCGACGCTTGGCAACTTCGTCGCCGACGCCATGCTCGACACCCTCAGTGACGAATCGCTGGGTGGCGCCGAGATCGGTGTCGTCAACCCCGGCGGTTTGCGCGCCGAAATGTTCGAGGGCGAAGTCACTGTGGCCGAGGCGAACTCGATTCTGCCGTTCGTCAACAACCTCTGGACGACAACGCTCACGGGCGAGCAGGTGAAGATCATGCTCGAACAGCAGTGGCAGCGCTCAGCCGACCCGGAGGGAGAGACACCGAGCCGCCCGTACCTGCAGCTGGGCCTGTCGAACAACGTCACGTACACGTACGACCCCGACGCCGCAAAGGACAACCACATCACCTCGGTAACGGTCAACGGTGAGCCGCTCGACATGGAACGCGACTACCGCATCGGCTCCTTCAGCTTCCTGCTCAACGGTGGAGACAACTTCCACGTGTTCACCGAGGGGAAGAACACGAAGGACTCCGGGCTCGTCGACCGCGACGCGTGGATGGACTACATCAAGACGCACGAGGTAGTCTCGCCCAGCTACGACCGCCGCGCCGTCGCTGTGACGGGATTCCCGACCGAGCCGGTCGAGGCAGGCTCGTCGTTCGAGCTTGGGCTCTCGAAGCTCAACCTGACATCGAAGAACGTCCCAGCCGAGACAGGGCTCACGATCGCTCTCGATGGCGAGACGATCGGCACAATGGCCGTGACCGACGGGGCGGCGAACGTGCAGATCGATGTTCCTGAGGGCGAAACGGGTGATCACACGCTCACTTTGACCGGTGACGTGAACGGCACCGTCGTGACGATTCCGGTGACCGTCGCAGCGGGAGATGGCGGAGAGACCCCCGGTACAGAGAAGCCAAGCGAAGACCCGGCTCCCGTCGACGACAGCGACATTCCGGATGCTGCCGCGGGCGGCATAGAGACTGTCGACGAGGCAAAGGCCGGTGAGACCATCACGATCGACGTCGGCACTGATCATGCGGGCGAGTGGGTGTCGGTGTGGCTGCATTCAACGCCGATCCAGCTCTCTGACGGCTGGGTGCAGGTGTCTGCCGAGGGAACCGTCACCGTGACGATTCCGAGCGACGTTGCCGCGGGAGACCACCGCATCGTCGTTCTCGACGCCAACGGCGACGTGATCGGCTGGCAGGACATCACGATCACGGCGGCCGAGGGCTCAGGCGATGGAACCAACGCGGCAGGGGATCTGCCGCGCACGGGCGCCGAAGCCTCGGAGCTGCTGCCGTTTGCGCTCATCGCACTGGGGCTTATGGCCCTCGGCGGTGCAGCGTTCGGCGTCAACCGTTACCACACACGGAAAGCGGCTGACCGCTCGTAA
- a CDS encoding ExeM/NucH family extracellular endonuclease, whose protein sequence is MTKPTPRRRVILAASALLGLACAPLAALPAAAEPDSTATPEASGVVINEAYLSGGSAGAMYEHKFVELYNPTDAAIALDGMTLQYRSDNGDGAMRAGKPLTGSIEPGGYYLISGASNGDEGDALTSVNLDGTINPSGTNGTIVLVDGTDPIAPPQGDIAGADDVVDALGYGSAMTFEGEAAVSPDGTHDVRSNVRTDGVDTDNNRDDFSLTAEITPQGTGDITVGEDDEEEEPPEPTGPGEQLTIAEIQGASWSTPYEGDVVTTTGVVTAAYPHGGMKGFYLQTAGSGGDADTASRTASDGIFVYLDEIPVTVETGDTVTVNGYADEYYGLTQIAVASASDIAVDENSDAVAPEPAAIAFPDTDAERELFEGMLVSPQSDYTVTEVYEANRYGEVALAASTTPLVNPTVKGLPETPAYEAEVARAEAEAVTLDDGSTFDFTNPANSETPLPYLSLENPVRVGAAVTFTDSVVLDYRFSTWKFQPTHVVTGDTAQPATFENTREDAPEDVGGDLKLGTFNVLNYFATTGDQRSGCTSFYTDRDGNPITVRDSSPENCQVRGAANAENLERQQVKIVAAINALDADIVSLEEIENSLATGKTDRDYALSTLVDALNAAVGSDVWAFVPSPEALPKNEDVIRTAFIYKPAAVELVGEAQILIGSDAFENAREPDAQAFKPLGGTEDDTFVVVSNHLKSKGSADECAGDPSDDDNCDSGEGIGGFNGDRTRQAAALVDFADSFAAKHNTEKVFLVGDFNSYAAEDPITTILAAGYVDQGAKTGEYTYNYGGAVGSLDYIFASPAADATVTGQDIWNINSAESVALEYSRYNYNVTNFYAPDVYRASDHDPMLVGIATSAGDGEGEEPGNGDNPGGDQDAGEPTPADDADISANLEIDLGLPDSLVRGQSFTVTLPDGASGSLAVWLHSEPVLLTDGYVMASDDGTVTVTVPADAPLGEHRVVVVSETGEVLGWQAVTVTEAGATASGDLPWTGTEALPLLIVALLLMALGGVVLVARRRRLG, encoded by the coding sequence GTGACAAAACCCACCCCGCGGCGACGCGTGATTCTGGCCGCATCCGCTCTTTTGGGGCTTGCCTGTGCACCGCTTGCCGCACTGCCCGCGGCGGCAGAGCCAGATAGCACGGCAACACCGGAAGCGTCTGGGGTGGTGATCAACGAGGCGTATCTCTCTGGAGGCAGCGCCGGAGCGATGTACGAGCACAAGTTCGTCGAACTGTACAACCCGACGGATGCCGCGATCGCGCTCGACGGCATGACGCTGCAGTACCGCTCCGACAATGGCGATGGCGCCATGCGTGCGGGCAAGCCGCTGACGGGCAGCATCGAACCGGGAGGCTATTACCTGATTTCGGGTGCGAGCAACGGCGACGAGGGCGATGCGCTGACGAGCGTCAATCTTGACGGAACGATCAACCCGAGCGGAACCAACGGGACGATCGTGCTCGTCGACGGCACTGACCCGATTGCTCCCCCACAAGGTGACATCGCCGGCGCCGACGATGTTGTCGATGCGCTGGGCTACGGCTCAGCGATGACTTTCGAAGGCGAAGCAGCGGTGTCGCCAGACGGCACCCACGACGTGCGCTCGAACGTTCGCACCGACGGTGTCGATACCGACAACAACAGGGATGACTTCTCGCTCACCGCAGAAATCACGCCGCAGGGAACCGGCGACATCACTGTCGGCGAAGACGATGAAGAAGAAGAGCCGCCCGAGCCCACTGGCCCAGGTGAGCAGCTCACGATCGCCGAGATTCAGGGCGCGAGCTGGAGCACGCCGTACGAGGGTGACGTCGTGACAACGACGGGCGTCGTCACGGCGGCGTACCCCCACGGCGGGATGAAGGGTTTCTACCTGCAAACGGCAGGCTCTGGTGGCGATGCAGACACGGCGTCGCGCACAGCAAGTGACGGCATCTTCGTTTATCTCGATGAGATTCCCGTGACCGTTGAGACCGGCGACACAGTAACCGTCAACGGGTACGCCGACGAGTATTACGGGCTGACGCAGATTGCCGTAGCAAGTGCGAGCGACATCGCCGTGGACGAAAACTCGGATGCTGTCGCTCCCGAGCCCGCGGCGATCGCGTTCCCCGACACCGACGCCGAGCGCGAGCTCTTTGAGGGCATGCTCGTGTCGCCGCAGAGCGACTACACGGTGACAGAGGTGTATGAGGCGAACCGCTACGGCGAGGTCGCCCTTGCGGCATCCACGACCCCTCTCGTGAACCCGACGGTGAAGGGCCTGCCCGAAACTCCCGCCTACGAAGCCGAGGTTGCACGTGCCGAGGCCGAGGCAGTCACGCTCGATGACGGGTCGACGTTTGACTTCACGAACCCCGCGAACTCCGAGACTCCGCTGCCGTACCTGTCGCTCGAGAACCCGGTGAGGGTCGGCGCTGCTGTCACATTCACCGACTCGGTCGTGCTCGACTACAGGTTCAGCACGTGGAAGTTTCAGCCGACGCACGTGGTGACGGGTGACACGGCGCAGCCAGCAACGTTTGAGAACACCCGAGAGGATGCTCCGGAGGACGTCGGGGGAGACCTGAAGCTCGGTACGTTCAACGTGCTCAATTACTTCGCGACGACAGGCGACCAGCGCTCCGGCTGCACCTCGTTTTACACAGACCGTGACGGCAACCCGATCACCGTGCGCGACTCGAGCCCAGAGAACTGCCAGGTGCGTGGTGCGGCCAATGCCGAGAATCTCGAGCGCCAGCAGGTGAAGATCGTTGCGGCGATCAACGCGCTTGACGCCGACATCGTGTCGCTTGAGGAGATCGAGAATTCGCTCGCCACGGGCAAGACCGACCGCGACTACGCGCTCAGCACGCTGGTCGATGCCCTGAATGCCGCGGTGGGCAGCGACGTATGGGCATTCGTGCCATCGCCTGAAGCTCTGCCGAAGAACGAAGACGTCATCCGCACGGCGTTCATCTACAAGCCAGCGGCTGTGGAGCTCGTCGGTGAGGCGCAGATTCTCATCGGGTCTGACGCCTTCGAGAACGCCCGCGAACCCGATGCGCAGGCCTTCAAGCCGCTCGGTGGAACAGAAGACGACACGTTCGTGGTCGTGTCGAACCACCTCAAGTCAAAGGGCAGCGCAGACGAGTGCGCGGGCGATCCCTCAGACGACGACAACTGCGACAGCGGTGAGGGAATCGGCGGGTTCAATGGAGACCGCACGCGTCAGGCTGCTGCCCTCGTTGACTTCGCTGACAGTTTCGCCGCGAAGCACAACACCGAAAAGGTGTTTCTCGTCGGCGACTTCAACTCGTATGCGGCTGAAGACCCGATCACCACGATTCTTGCCGCTGGATACGTTGATCAAGGTGCCAAGACGGGGGAGTACACCTACAACTACGGTGGTGCGGTCGGGTCGCTCGACTACATCTTCGCCTCCCCTGCGGCCGATGCCACGGTGACGGGGCAGGACATCTGGAACATCAACTCTGCGGAGTCCGTCGCCCTGGAATACTCGCGGTACAACTACAACGTCACAAATTTCTACGCGCCCGATGTCTACCGCGCGAGTGACCACGACCCGATGCTCGTCGGCATTGCCACGAGCGCTGGTGATGGCGAGGGGGAGGAGCCGGGCAACGGTGACAATCCCGGCGGTGATCAGGATGCCGGCGAGCCGACGCCCGCCGACGATGCAGACATCAGTGCGAACCTCGAGATCGATCTCGGGCTGCCCGACTCGCTTGTGCGGGGGCAGAGCTTCACAGTGACGCTGCCAGACGGCGCCTCGGGTTCTCTCGCGGTGTGGCTGCATTCCGAACCCGTGCTGCTGACCGACGGTTACGTCATGGCATCCGACGACGGGACGGTCACCGTCACCGTTCCCGCTGACGCACCGCTCGGCGAGCACCGGGTCGTGGTCGTGTCGGAGACCGGCGAGGTGCTCGGCTGGCAGGCCGTGACCGTGACGGAAGCAGGCGCGACGGCATCCGGAGACCTGCCCTGGACGGGAACAGAGGCGTTGCCGCTTCTGATCGTCGCGCTGCTGCTCATGGCTCTCGGAGGCGTTGTGCTCGTTGCGCGCCGACGTCGACTCGGCTGA
- a CDS encoding Ppx/GppA phosphatase family protein — protein sequence MRLGVLDVGSNTVHLLIVDAHPGAHPQPMASHKSVLRLMRYLAPDGSITDEGVDAIVSAVSGAVELADRSNLDSFLPMATSAIREAKNGPEVLSLVTEQTGVDLQVLSGEDEAKLTFLAVRRWYGWSAGNILLFDIGGGSLELSMGQDEYPTVGMSLPLGAGRSTISFLSDDPPTLEQQTALREHARGILEQAREEFATLPPPSHVVGSSKTIRSLARLAGSVRDGVGDSDRMLLRRSQLDDWVPRLARLPAASRPELPGITLDRTFQIVAGGIVLSETMRVFGVKELDVSPWAMREGVLLRYLDHLD from the coding sequence ATGCGCCTCGGGGTTCTCGACGTCGGTTCCAACACCGTTCACCTGCTGATCGTCGACGCCCACCCCGGCGCACACCCACAGCCGATGGCGAGCCACAAGTCGGTTCTGCGCCTCATGCGCTACCTCGCACCAGACGGATCGATCACCGACGAAGGCGTCGACGCGATCGTCTCGGCGGTCTCGGGCGCCGTCGAGCTCGCCGACCGCAGCAACCTCGACAGCTTCCTCCCCATGGCGACCTCTGCCATCCGCGAGGCGAAGAACGGCCCCGAGGTGCTCAGCCTCGTGACCGAGCAGACCGGTGTCGACCTGCAGGTGCTCTCGGGCGAAGACGAGGCGAAGCTCACGTTCCTCGCCGTGCGTCGCTGGTACGGCTGGTCCGCAGGAAACATTCTGCTCTTCGACATCGGCGGCGGCTCACTCGAGCTGTCAATGGGGCAAGACGAATACCCGACTGTCGGCATGAGCCTGCCACTCGGCGCCGGTCGCTCGACAATCTCGTTTCTGTCAGACGACCCGCCCACCCTCGAACAGCAGACAGCATTGCGAGAGCACGCCCGCGGCATCCTCGAGCAGGCTCGCGAGGAGTTCGCGACGCTGCCGCCGCCTTCTCACGTCGTCGGGTCGTCAAAGACGATTCGCTCGCTTGCGCGCCTGGCCGGATCGGTGCGAGATGGCGTCGGAGACAGCGACCGGATGCTGCTGCGGCGCAGCCAGCTCGACGACTGGGTTCCCCGGCTCGCGCGTCTGCCCGCGGCATCCCGCCCCGAACTGCCGGGCATCACGCTCGACCGCACGTTCCAGATCGTGGCGGGCGGCATCGTGCTGTCTGAGACGATGCGCGTGTTCGGCGTGAAAGAGCTCGACGTCTCGCCGTGGGCGATGCGCGAGGGCGTTCTGCTGCGCTACCTCGACCACCTCGACTGA